In the genome of Pontibacter actiniarum, the window GCATATTCTTTTCGGAGGGCAGGGGCATAGGTTTTAAGCACTTCCTTGCCTTTTTGCTGTGCCAGCACCTGCAGCATAAGCGCATAAAAGGGCGGCTGGGAGCGGCTGAGGTAGTAGGTGCGGTTGCCATTTGGTATGTGGCCGGTGGTGTTGATCAGGTGCGTGAAATTATCCACCATACTTTGGATGAGTTCTGTTTCGCCGCTGGCCTGCAGGCCTAGCATGGTAAAGAAGCTATCCCAGTAGTAGATTTCCCGGAAGCGCCCTCCCGGCACAATATACTTCTTTGGCAGCGGTATCAGGGAGCCACCATCGGCACCGGGCTCGCGGGTAAGTATGGGCCAGAGCCGTTCTATATGCTGTGTTACGGATAGGCTGGTATCGGTGGTAAAGCCGGACGCCGGTTGTGAGGGTAAGTCAAAGTTGCTTACCACAAAGGCCTGCAAGTCAAACGTAGGCTCGTCTTTTTGTTGCCGGTAAGCCTGCAGGATTTCCTGTGGCGGCGACAGGGGAACGGCATCCGGGAAGGTTTTGGAGTCAGGGAAGACTTGCTGCATCTGTACTTGCTCAAACAGCTCGCCGAGGTCCTGCTCCGGCCTGTACAGCTCCTGCGCCCGCAGTGGCTGAATAACGAAGGTAAAAGGTAAAAGTAGCAGAAGGAAAAATTTAAAACGGCTAAAAGTATACTTCTTCTGATGCCTCATATAGCGTTTGCTTTTGGTGAACAAATTCTCATACGCAATACGGAAGCAAAGCGACAAGTATACTATCTGTAGGGGAAGTGCACAAACGAAACCTGCCCCATCGCATCTTTTTCATATTTGGCTACAGTATATTCTTGGTATTTTGCCGCAACGTTAGGCTCGGCAGGGGACACCTCAGCGGGTACGGGGCTGGTATTCAGGAAGAAATATATTTTGGTGTTGCCATATTTAGTATGCGGCATCATATCGCCATAGGCCTGCATCTGCTGCCATAGGGTATCCTCCACGGTTACGGCATAAATGCGGGTGATGGGGCCGGTGTTGTTCTCGTTGCGGTACATGGCCACTTCTTTAAAATTCCCTTCCAGATCATCTACACTTGGCAGCGATACAGCATCGTAAATGAACCAGCCAACAAGGGCTACAGAGAGGGCGATGAGGATGTGTTTTAGTTTCATGATGAAAGGTAGGCATTTATGCAGGTATGAAACCAGTGGAGCGGATAAAGGTTTGTGTGGAAACCGCGAATCTCATATTCGCTGCTATAGGTGGGGCAACGGAAGATACTTCCGCGGCAGGTGCTCAACAATATCACTCTATTGGATGAACGTAATAGGGAGTCTGCCCTGGTGCCCTGCATAATCTTTGGCGCTGCTGTAGGACCAATGCTCTGGCTCTTCCACGAAACCGGCAGAAACAGGGTTAAGGTGCAGGTAGTCCAGCTTTTGTTCCATCAGGTGGTTGTTGTGCAGTAGAATGGGATGGTAGCCCACCTGCCAGAACTTATACTCCTCATGCTTGCTGCTAAGCTCACCCGCAGACCGAATTAACCAACTGAGCCAGGCTTTTCTGCTTTCCTGTGGGTTCTGCTGAACGGCTTTGTATACTTCTTTGGCGGTAAACTTTTTGAAATCCCTGATAGTGCTGGCCAGCGTAGGCGAGGAGCAGATGAGGTGCAGGTGGTTGGTCATAAGGCACCAGGCGTAGATGGTTAGCTTCTTTTCCTGCTGACAGTAGGCAAGGCTGTTGCAAATGATCTCACAGTACTCGCGGTGGGTAAATACATCGGCCCATTGCACAACTGCGGTGGTAATAAAGTAAATTTCGTTCGGATCATTCGCTTTATACTTGTCGCTCATGTAATTAAGCACGAGATTGTGCAAGTATAGTTGCACCTGGCGCGGAAGTCTCTTCCGTGCCAGATCATAGAAGCGAATCTGTGATTCGCCTTCACCACGCCTACGCGAGTCGCAGACTCGCTTTTATACTTTGTCACGGAAGTAGCTTCCGCGCCAGTAATAAAGTAAAAGCCGCAGCTGTTGTTCAGCTGCGGCTTTTACTTTGAACTTTAGAATTCTTAACTCTTCACTTGCTTCATCAGTTGCTCCAGAATGTTCTGCGCGGCAACCGAGATGATGGTGCCCGGACCAAACACGCCAATTGCACCAGCTTTAAACAGGAAGTCATAGTCCTGGGCCGGAATTACACCGCCTACAATTACTAAGATATCCTCACGGCCTAGCTTGCGAAGCTCTTTGATGAGCTGCGGTACCAGCGTTTTGTGCCCGGCTGCCAACGAAGACACGCCCACCACGTGCACGTCGTTTTCGGCGGCTTGCATGGCTACTTCGGCTGGAGTTTGGAACAATGGCCCAATATCTACGTCAAAGCCAAGGTCGGCGAAGGAGGTGGCAATTACTTTGGAGCCGCGGTCGTGGCCATCCTGGCCCATTTTTGCGACCATAATTCTTGGTCTGCGGCCTTCCAGTGCTTCAAACTGGTCAGCTAGCTCTTTGGCACGCTCGAAGTTATCGTCGTCGGTTAGTTCTGCTGAATACACGCCTGATATCGCTCTGATGACTGCTTTGTGTCTGCCGTATACTTTCTCCAATGCATCTGAAATCTCACCCAACGTAGCTCTTCTGCGCGCTGCCTCCACCGCCAGTTCCAGCAGGTTGCCTACACCGGACTCAGCTGCATCTGTTAAAGCCTGCAGGGCGTTTAGCACGCTGCCTTCATCGCGTGTAGACTTTATACTTGCCAGTCGGCGCAACTGCGATTCCCGCACCACTGTATTGTCGATGTCGAGGATGTCAATTTCCTGAATCTGGCTTGGTTTATACTTGTTTACACCTACAATAATGTCCTTGCCGGAGTCGATGCGGGCTTGCTTGCGGGCTGCGGCCTCTTCGATGCGCATTTTCGGCAGACCAGTCTCAATAGCTTTTGCCATGCCGCCAAGCTCCTCTACCTCCTGCATCAGTGCCCAGGCTTTTTGAGTGATCTCATGCGTCAGTGCCTCTACATAATAAGAGCCTCCCCATGGGTCTACCACCTTGGTAATATTAGTCTCCTGCTGCAGGTAGATTTGTGTGTTACGGGCAATACGAGCAGAGAAATCTGTTGGGAGGGCAATTGCCTCGTCCAGAGCGTTAGTGTGTAAGCTTTGTGTACCGCCTAGTGCAGCAGCCATCGCTTCTACGCAGGTGCGGGTCACGTTGTTGAAGGGGTCCTGCTCTGTTAAGCTCCAGCCAGAAGTCTGGCAGTGCGTGCGCAGCGCCAGCGATTTTGGGTTCTTCGGGTTGAATTGGCTGATAAGCTTAGCCCACAGCATACGGGCAGCACGCATTTTGGCAATCTCCATAAAATGGTTCATGCCAATAGCCCAGAAGAACGACAGGCGCGGTGCAAACTCGTCAATGTCCATACCTGCCTTTAGGCCAGTGCGCACATACTCCAGGCCGTCGGCCAAGGTATAGGCCAGCTCAATATCGGCTGTAGCACCGGCTTCCTGCATGTGGTAGCCCGAAATAGAGATGGAGTTAAAGCGCGGCATGTTCTTTGAGGTAAACTCAAAGATGTCCGCAATAATCTTCATACTTGGCTCCGGCGGATAGATGTAGGTGTTGCGCACCATAAACTCCTTCAGGATATCATTCTGAATGGTTCCGCTTAGTTGCTCCGGCTTAACGCCCTGCTCTTCGGCAGCTACAATGTAAAATGCCATGATAGGCAACACAGCACCGTTCATGGTCATGGAAACAGACATCTGGTCCAGCGGAATCTGGTCGAAGAGGATTTTCATGTCCTCTACCGAGTCAATGGCTACACCGGCTTTACCTACGTCGCCGACTACACGCGGGTGGTCGGAGTCGTAGCCGCGGTGCGTAGCCAGGTCGAAGGCGACAGAAAGGCCCTTTTGCCCACCAGCCAAGTTGCGGCGATAGAAAGCATTAGATTCCTCAGCTGTAGAGAAACCAGCATACTGGCGAATCGTCCACGGCTTTTGCACATACATGGTGCTGTAAGGGCCGCGCAAGTATGGCGGCAGACCGGCAGCAAAACCCAGGTGCTCAAAGTTGGCGGCATCTTCTGAAGTATAAAAGCTTTTCACTTCTATCTGCTCCGGCGTTTTCCAGGGCTTTGTCTGCAATGGGTCTTTAGGAGCTTTATCAGAAGCTGCTACCTTGTTTATATCTATTTTAGAAAAGTCAGGCTTCATGTTCAATTTTGATTAACTGAATGATTGAATGACTGAATGAGTAGTAGGAATCCAGTTATTCAATTATTCAGAATTCAGTTATTATTTTCCTCATCCTGCGCCAAACGCTTCTGTACGGCTTCCAGCAGGGTTTTCATGTCGCAGTCTTCGAAGATAAACTCGTCGTAGCCGTTGGCCATCATCTCTTCTTTCATGTGCAGCGGGTCGTCGGCAAGTATGATGGTTGGCTTGGCATGATGATTTCGCAGCCTTGGCCCAAACTCGTTGATATAAGCAGCCTCGGAAGACGATACGACCACTACCTCGGCAGAAGAGTTAGTAAGCTGGTCAGATGCTTCTTCTACAGAGCTAAACTGCCGTTTTTCTGTTTCAAAACCAGCACAGCTGAAGAATTCCTGGGCAAAGGTGGCGTTTACCTGTCGTTGCTCAGCATCCCCTATAAGTGCTACAATTGCCTTTGGCCTGCGCTTACGCTTACGCAGGTGCAGCTCTGTCGCCATACGCATTACCTCTGTTGGGTAGGCAGCGCGGGTGGTATCGAAATCAGCACTCTGTATAAGCTCTTCCGGGTCAAAGCTGATGCTCTCTTTCGGGTTCGGGTATTTGTTGGTGCCAACCAGGACATCACGCCCCGTGGCAATGTTTCTGAATTTGCGGCGGCTCACTTCGGTGATGGAACCAAGTATAAATCCACCGTCATAGGCATCCTCAAAACCGCCCAATGCCTCCACCTCGTTAAACAAGCTCCACGCTTTCTGCGCCAGCTCATTTGTCAGCGACTCCAGGTAGTACGAACCCGCAGCCGGGTCTATGGCTTTGTCTAAGTATGATTCTTCTCTGAGGATGATGGACACATTGCGGGCAATGCGCTCCGAGAACTCATCAGAAGTTTTGAATGTGCTATCGAAAGGGGTGACCGTTAGTGAGTCGCAGCCGGCCATAACAGCGGCCATAGCCTCTGTGGTAGTGCGCAGCATGTTCACGTAAGGGTCTAGCGTGGTTTGGTACCAGCTGGAGGTAGCGCTATGGATGCGCAGGTGAGCCGCCAGTGCCGGAGCCGTTTGGTACGCCTCTACTACCGTTGACCACAGCAGGCGCACAGCACGCAGCTTGGCAATCTCAAAGAAGTAGTTTGTGCCGGAGGCCATGTAAAACTGCATGTTGCGCAGCACCGACTCCAACGGCTCTCCCGCCGATGTCAGTTTATCTACATAAGCAACGGCAGCACTTATCGTATAGGCAATCTCTTGGGTGACAGAAGCGCCAATGCTGCTGAAGTTTGCTCCACATACACTCACCCCGTAAAACTCTCTGCTGTCTTTGGTCAGGTCCAGTACCTCTACAATCTCATGGCGTTCTTCCTTTGTCAGCCCACCTTTGCTCGTCATCGGGTCGAAGTTCACAAAGCCCTTCAGGTTACGATGCGACACCTGCTCTTGCTCCAGCTGTGCGTACAGGCGCTCCAGGAAAGCTTTAGGATGATTGTGTAAGGTATAGCTAACGCTATGCTTGCCCAGGTCGATGCTGTGTACCAGCTGCGAAATATCGAACACATCCGGTTGCATGATGATAAAGTGAATGCCATCGGCCCCGCGCTGTAGTGCATCGGCAGCTTTGGCGATGGCCTCTTTGCCATCATCTTTAACTTTTATCTGCTGTATGTTCAGCCAGCTGTTGTTTCCGTTTTTATTGCCCCTCAGAAAAGGGAAGTCGCCGGGCTTCTGCTTTACAAACGGCAGGTCGGCAATATCTTCTTTGGCGTAGTATGGCTTTATATCGATGCCCTCGTAGGTGTGCCAGGTAAGGCTATCCAGGGGCGTATCGCGCAGGTCCTTGCGTGCTTTCTGCTCCCAATCAGTTGCTGTGGCAGGGGTGAACGCTGCAAACAGGCGCTGTTGGTTTTGCTGCTCGTCAGTCATCATGCTTTCGTTCTAATTTCTTGTAAAGATAGACTTTTATACCTTACGAAGTAAGGCTGTTCCGGTGCTATATCAGCCTGTTGCTATACTTCAATTTATCCGTGCCTGGTACGCCTGGTACATCCAATATCCGATCAGCAGCCATAGTATAACGATCACAGCGGCCATCACATAATTGGGCTTTCGCTCGTGCATCTGCTCTTTGGCCTTCTGGCGGTAGTAGTGCAGCAATGGCTTTGGCACCAGCTTTACAGAAAGCCAGATACCCAGCGGCAGTAGCAGCAGGTCGTCGAGGTAACCTATAATGGGAATAAAATCCGGTATCAGGTCGATGGGGCTGAAGGCGTAGGCTACGGTAATCAGTACCATCACTTTGGCTGCAAAAGGCATGCGCGGGTCCTGCGAGGCTAAGTACAATGTATAAATATCCTCTTTCAGTTGCCGTACAAACTCTTTCCATTTCCGAAGCATGTTAGGTTGTACGGGAGATAAGCAGGAAAGTCAGGCCAGGTATGGCGGCAGCTGTAACACACCAGGTACAAGATGAGGTTAAATTCCTTATCTTGATCTTTCACCTTAAAACAACACCATGATCAGAACTTATACTTTAAAACAACGAGCCATACTTGCTGCTGCCGGATTTACGTTACTATCAGCCCCGACTATAGCACAGGATACCAAGCTAATGGCCAAAGCAAGCACCCTGGCCGATAAAGTAGAGCCGCAGGTAATTGAGTGGCGGCGGCACTTTCATGAGCACCCGGAGCTTAGCAACCGCGAAACCGAAACAGCAGCCCGTATTGCTGCTGAGCTGAAGAAGATGGGCATCGAAGTAGAAACGGGCGTGGCTAAACATGGCGTAGTAGGTATACTTAAAGGAGGCAAGCCCGGGCCTGTGGTAGCGTTACGTGCCGATATTGATGGTTTGCCTGTAACCGAGCGTGCCAATATACCTTTTGCCTCTAAAGCCAAGGGCACCTACAACGGAAACGAAGTTGGCGTAATGCATGCCTGCGGCCACGATACGCATATTGCCATGCTATTGGGTGCTGCAGAAGTATTATCCAGTATGAAAAATGATTTGAAGGGTACGGTTAAGTTCCTGTTCCAGCCAGCCGAAGAGGGCGCCCCTGCAGGCGAGGAGGGAGGAGCCAGGCTAATGGTGAAAGAAGGCGTTTTAGAGAAAGGCCCGAAGCCGGAGGTAATCTTTGGTCTTCACATCAACTCACAAACAGAAGTGGGTACGCTGAAGTACAGGCCAGGTGGCATTATGGCCGGAGCCGATGTGTTCCGAATTAAAGTAAAAGGCAAGCAGGTGCACGGCGCTAACCCGTGGGCTGGCGTAGACCCGATTGTGGTATCCTCCCAGATTATCTATGGGCTGCAAACCATCATCAGCCGCCAGACAGAGCTAACTGAAGATGCAGCAGTGATTACAGTAGGTATGATTCACGGTGGCGTGCGTAACAACATCATCCCGGAGGAGGTGCAGATGGAAGGAACCATTCGTACCTTAGACAAGGAGATGCAGAAGAAGATTCACGACAAGATTCGCCTCACAGCTACCAACATTGCCGAGAGTGCCGGTGCTACTGCCGAGGTCGAAATAGAGGAAATGGCTGCCATCACCTATAATGAACCTGCCCTGACTGAGAAAATGCTGCCAACGCTGCAGGCAACTGCTGGCAAAGGGAAAGTAGTGCTGATGAATGCCATGACCGGAGCCGAAGACTTCTCCTACTTCCAGCAGGAGATACCGGGGCTATACCTGTTCGTAGGCGGCATGCCGAAAGGCCAAAACCCAGCCAAAGCACCTGCCCACCACACTCCAGATTTTTATGTGGATGAGAGCGGCATGAAGCTAGGTGTAAAAACCCTTACAAACCTGACGCTGGATTATATGAACGGGAAGGGTAAAAGGTAAACGAATTCAGTTGAAAAAAGGAAGG includes:
- a CDS encoding REP-associated tyrosine transposase: MSDKYKANDPNEIYFITTAVVQWADVFTHREYCEIICNSLAYCQQEKKLTIYAWCLMTNHLHLICSSPTLASTIRDFKKFTAKEVYKAVQQNPQESRKAWLSWLIRSAGELSSKHEEYKFWQVGYHPILLHNNHLMEQKLDYLHLNPVSAGFVEEPEHWSYSSAKDYAGHQGRLPITFIQ
- the scpA gene encoding methylmalonyl-CoA mutase; the protein is MKPDFSKIDINKVAASDKAPKDPLQTKPWKTPEQIEVKSFYTSEDAANFEHLGFAAGLPPYLRGPYSTMYVQKPWTIRQYAGFSTAEESNAFYRRNLAGGQKGLSVAFDLATHRGYDSDHPRVVGDVGKAGVAIDSVEDMKILFDQIPLDQMSVSMTMNGAVLPIMAFYIVAAEEQGVKPEQLSGTIQNDILKEFMVRNTYIYPPEPSMKIIADIFEFTSKNMPRFNSISISGYHMQEAGATADIELAYTLADGLEYVRTGLKAGMDIDEFAPRLSFFWAIGMNHFMEIAKMRAARMLWAKLISQFNPKNPKSLALRTHCQTSGWSLTEQDPFNNVTRTCVEAMAAALGGTQSLHTNALDEAIALPTDFSARIARNTQIYLQQETNITKVVDPWGGSYYVEALTHEITQKAWALMQEVEELGGMAKAIETGLPKMRIEEAAARKQARIDSGKDIIVGVNKYKPSQIQEIDILDIDNTVVRESQLRRLASIKSTRDEGSVLNALQALTDAAESGVGNLLELAVEAARRRATLGEISDALEKVYGRHKAVIRAISGVYSAELTDDDNFERAKELADQFEALEGRRPRIMVAKMGQDGHDRGSKVIATSFADLGFDVDIGPLFQTPAEVAMQAAENDVHVVGVSSLAAGHKTLVPQLIKELRKLGREDILVIVGGVIPAQDYDFLFKAGAIGVFGPGTIISVAAQNILEQLMKQVKS
- a CDS encoding methylmalonyl-CoA mutase subunit beta — protein: MMTDEQQNQQRLFAAFTPATATDWEQKARKDLRDTPLDSLTWHTYEGIDIKPYYAKEDIADLPFVKQKPGDFPFLRGNKNGNNSWLNIQQIKVKDDGKEAIAKAADALQRGADGIHFIIMQPDVFDISQLVHSIDLGKHSVSYTLHNHPKAFLERLYAQLEQEQVSHRNLKGFVNFDPMTSKGGLTKEERHEIVEVLDLTKDSREFYGVSVCGANFSSIGASVTQEIAYTISAAVAYVDKLTSAGEPLESVLRNMQFYMASGTNYFFEIAKLRAVRLLWSTVVEAYQTAPALAAHLRIHSATSSWYQTTLDPYVNMLRTTTEAMAAVMAGCDSLTVTPFDSTFKTSDEFSERIARNVSIILREESYLDKAIDPAAGSYYLESLTNELAQKAWSLFNEVEALGGFEDAYDGGFILGSITEVSRRKFRNIATGRDVLVGTNKYPNPKESISFDPEELIQSADFDTTRAAYPTEVMRMATELHLRKRKRRPKAIVALIGDAEQRQVNATFAQEFFSCAGFETEKRQFSSVEEASDQLTNSSAEVVVVSSSEAAYINEFGPRLRNHHAKPTIILADDPLHMKEEMMANGYDEFIFEDCDMKTLLEAVQKRLAQDEENNN
- a CDS encoding YkvA family protein, encoding MLRKWKEFVRQLKEDIYTLYLASQDPRMPFAAKVMVLITVAYAFSPIDLIPDFIPIIGYLDDLLLLPLGIWLSVKLVPKPLLHYYRQKAKEQMHERKPNYVMAAVIVILWLLIGYWMYQAYQARIN
- a CDS encoding amidohydrolase, producing MIRTYTLKQRAILAAAGFTLLSAPTIAQDTKLMAKASTLADKVEPQVIEWRRHFHEHPELSNRETETAARIAAELKKMGIEVETGVAKHGVVGILKGGKPGPVVALRADIDGLPVTERANIPFASKAKGTYNGNEVGVMHACGHDTHIAMLLGAAEVLSSMKNDLKGTVKFLFQPAEEGAPAGEEGGARLMVKEGVLEKGPKPEVIFGLHINSQTEVGTLKYRPGGIMAGADVFRIKVKGKQVHGANPWAGVDPIVVSSQIIYGLQTIISRQTELTEDAAVITVGMIHGGVRNNIIPEEVQMEGTIRTLDKEMQKKIHDKIRLTATNIAESAGATAEVEIEEMAAITYNEPALTEKMLPTLQATAGKGKVVLMNAMTGAEDFSYFQQEIPGLYLFVGGMPKGQNPAKAPAHHTPDFYVDESGMKLGVKTLTNLTLDYMNGKGKR